One Drosophila kikkawai strain 14028-0561.14 chromosome 3L, DkikHiC1v2, whole genome shotgun sequence genomic window carries:
- the LOC108083747 gene encoding venom acid phosphatase Acph-1, producing MLKFLVLLLVVGCGLLVRGGVIEIPEEVSQAIEETSKTPEVLPPPKSGESNSTLRLVHVLFRHGPRTPVNTYPNDPHINETYEPYGWGALTNGAKVELYKIGKQLRQRYKDFLAPYYQPDMIRAQSSESPRTLMSLQMVLAGLFPPENTPMEWNLMLNWQPIPIVMEPEETDVRIRMKAPCPRYEEAVSEVMNLPEVKQLHAENSQLLQELTNITGLNVTYAHDVTSVFITLLCEQTYGLELPSWTKDYFPAKMLPLASKSYVYDAYTPELRRMKGGFFLELLLKQIQAKISGKLEPKDRKMFLSCGHDWTITNVLSALDVWSAQMPRFSALIAFELHQKSETGEYFLEIYFQNDPDEEPQQLQIPGCDKQCPIEKLQELIKDILPNAPYEELCRAKGTLEGAKISYN from the exons ATGCTAAAGTTCCTTGTCTTGCTGCTCGTCGTGGGCTGTGGCTTACTGGTTCGAGGAGGTGTTATCGAGATCCCCGAGGAGGTTAGCCAGGCTATCGAGGAAACTTCCAAGACTCCAGAGGTCCTTCCCCCACCAAAGAGCGGAGAAAGCAACTCAACCCTAAGGCTAGTGCATGTG CTATTTCGTCATGGCCCCCGCACTCCCGTCAACACTTATCCGAATGATCCACATATCAACGAGACCTATGAGCCCTATGGATGGGGGGCACTTACCAAT GGTGCTAAAGTGGAGCTGTATAAAATAGGCAAACAACTGCGTCAGCGCTATAAAGATTTCCTGGCCCCCTACTATCAGCCCGAT ATGATCCGTGCCCAATCTTCGGAGTCGCCGCGCACCCTGATGTCACTGCAAATGGTGCTCGCCGGACTCTTTCCGCCGGAGAACACGCCGATGGAGTGGAACCTGATGCTCAACTGGCAGCCCATTCCCATTGTGATGGAGCCCGAGGAAACAGATGTG CGCATAAGGATGAAGGCGCCGTGTCCCCGCTATGAGGAGGCTGTCTCCGAAGTGATGAACCTGCCGGAGGTGAAGCAGCTGCATGCTGAGAACTCCCAGCTTTTGCAGGAACTGACCAATATCACCGGACTTAACGTGACGTATGCCCATGATGTCACCAGCGTATTCATCACACTGCTCTGTGAGCAGACTTATGGTCTGGAATTGCCCTCCTGGACCAAGGACTATTTCCCCGCCAAGATGCTTCCTTTGGCGTCAAAGTCGTACGTCTATGATGCATATACGCCCGAGCTGCGCAGGATGAAGGGAGGCTTCTTCCTGGAGCTCCTGCTAAAACAAATTCAGGCCAAGATTTCTGGCAAGTTGGAGCCGAAGGATCGCAAAATGTTCCTATCCTGTGGCCACGACTGGACCATTACAAATGTACTGTCAGCCTTGGATGTTTGGAGTGCTCAAATGCCCAGGTTTTCGGCCCTGATCGCCTTCGAGTTGCATCAGAAGTCCGAAACTGGAGAGTATTTCCTTGAGATCTACTTCCAGAACGATCCCGACGAGGAACcacagcagttgcaaattccAGGATGCGACAAGCAGTGTCCCATTGAAAAGTTACAGGAGCTGATCAAGGACATTTTACCCAACGCCCCCTACGAGGAGCTCTGCAGGGCCAAGGGCACCCTAGAAGGCGCCAAGATCAGCTATAATTAG
- the LOC108083645 gene encoding venom acid phosphatase Acph-1 has translation MIFGRWTRKQILTMFGLGAALLGVVIVIGVLNSSASSKELPWNDAARSKCYKTSPNTTHSTLELVHIVFRHGIRTPVDTYPKDPYLKDGFKPTGWGHVTNSGKRELFEMGRWLHRRYGDFMGPYYKPDRLHAQATASPRAMMSLQTTLASMFEPRGTPMEWNKHLNWQPIPIVSEPLDEDSLLLVRTPCPRYFEALEEVFKRPEVVAETEPYEQMFRELTNLTGKLVQSAEDVNSLYITLLAEQEFGYKLPEWTRDYFPDRMQFLAEQSYVYNAYTPEMQKIKGGPFLKKMYKEMVAKRAGSLKPKDRGMYIYTGHDWTVGNILSALGVWKRQMPRFAVMAIFETHRDKETGEYYVEIFLRNDEHGCVEQLQLRDCDRRCPLSRLIELSADVLPNESVEQRCRPHDANFVEPPPRIIDQTGR, from the exons ATGATATTCGGACGCTGGACGCGTAAGCAAATACTCACGATGTTTGGCCTGGGAGCTGCCCTTCTGGGAGTTGTGATTGTGATCGGTGTCCTTAACAGCAGTGCCTCCTCCAAGGAGCTTCCCTGGAACGATGCGGCCAGATCGAAGTGCTACAAGACCAGTCCCAACACCACGCACTCCACCTTGGAATTAGTGCACATTGTGTTCAGACACGGCATTCGCACGCCTGTCGACACGTATCCCAAGGATCCGTACCTCAAGGATGGCTTTAAGCCAACGGGCTGGGGACATGTGACCAAT TCCGGAAAACGAGAACTCTTTGAAATGGGTCGTTGGCTGCATCGCCGCTATGGGGACTTTATGGGACCCTACTACAAACCCGAT CGACTCCATGCCCAAGCCACTGCCTCTCCGCGAGCAATGATGTCCTTGCAGACAACATTGGCCAGCATGTTTGAGCCCCGCGGAACCCCGATGGAGTGGAACAAACACCTCAACTGGCAGCCCATTCCCATTGTATCCGAACCCCTGGACGAGGATTCG TTGCTGCTAGTTCGTACACCCTGCCCCCGTTACTTCGAGGCCCTCGAGGAGGTCTTTAAGAGACCAGAAGTAGTTGCAGAAACGGAACCCTATGAGCAAATGTTCCGGGAGCTGACTAATTTAACCGGAAAACTGGTTCAGAGTGCCGAGGATGTAAATTCCCTTTACATAACCCTGTTGGCTGAACAGGAGTTTGGCTATAAGCTGCCGGAATGGACCAGGGACTACTTTCCCGATCGCATGCAGTTCCTGGCCGAGCAGAGCTACGTTTACAACGCTTACACGCCTGAGATGCAGAAGATCAAGGGCGGGCCTTTcctaaagaaaatgtataaagaaATGGTCGCCAAGAGAGCCGGCAGCCTGAAGCCAAAGGACCGAGGAATGTATATCTACACAGGTCACGACTGGACCGTTGGTAATATATTGTCCGCCCTGGGCGTTTGGAAGCGCCAAATGCCCAGGTTCGCTGTGATGGCCATCTTCGAGACTCACAGGGACAAGGAGACGGGAGAATACTATGTGGAG ATCTTCCTCCGCAACGACGAGCACGGGTGcgtggagcagctgcagctgagGGACTGCGACCGGCGGTGCCCTCTGAGTCGCCTGATCGAACTGAGTGCCGACGTTCTCCCCAACGAGTCGGTGGAGCAGAGGTGCCGACCCCATGACGCCAACTTCGTGGAGCCGCCACCGCGTATAATCGATCAGACTGGCCGTTAG